The genomic stretch GTTTTCCAGGAATATATTAATGAAGATGCAATGTTTGGTAACATGTTATCTTTGTCAAAAgttaactttgttttaaaaaagaccCAGCCAGGATCAAAATCCAGTGAGGCACTAAATGGAAATATATGTTCACTGTTGGTATGTAGTACCCGTATCAAAGTGGATAGCCCATGTACAGTTCAAATAGTACCCAAGGGAAACatctctttaaagtcctttttcccttctttaattaaattttatcaaATTTTGACCAACTTTGCATAGCCCTGACTCACTTTAATcgaattcacttgcaagtcaagacatcaccttcttttgttgtcattggtcctctttgggaacaaagggtGAACAGCAAcaagattaaatttaattttttcagtcaaggaaaatcttccttctctcattacatgtacataacataacttgtttagccatttcccaagtaAATGGGGCCAGCCATCTCCATGGGGAAAGCAAACCAGGTGAAGACCCCCATATCACACAGATTAACATACCATTGGGTGGTTGGCACTTCTATTTAGAAAGGCCCTCCAGAGATGAGCTGGACCCAgaattgaagaggaagagaagagccaCTGAGATTGAGCTCAAAACCAAAGTCTCCTCTGAAATTCTTCCTTGTTACTGCTGGGCATCTCAAAAGAAtcaaagggtggtggtggtggatgtGAGGACAGTTTAGTGTATTGCCAATGAAACTTCACCATGTTACAGTAATAATGTATGACCATAAAAGGCTATGTTTTATGGCTGAGGGTAATAAGTCACATGGATGAGATCCCTGGTCCATTGAAGCCATGAGGGAGCAGCAAGGTGTCTTGGAAAGAAGACTGGACTGGAAGGGAGACAAGGCCTGGGTAAAAACTCtggttccgggggcagctaggtggcgcaatggatagggcactagccttggattcaggaggacctgagttcaaacccagcctcagacacttactagctgtgtgaccctgggcaagtcgcttaaaccccattgccctgcaaaaaaacaaaaacaaaaaacaaaaaaaaacccctctggTTCCATTATTTACCAACAGTGAGGTCTCAGAACTGGTGGGCCTGGGTCTATAGACGGTGGCAACAATCCCTGTGAATCCTACAACACTGGCTTTTGACAAGGAAAGtcctttataaaccttaaggaACAAGATAAATAGAACAATTCCTGCTTTGAAGCAATTGTCCCTGACAGTTATCTGGCATTCCCAACTGTGGGTCTTAGCATTTTGGAGCAAATCCATTGGAGGTATAGAGAGAGGGAAGGTGTTTACCTAGATTCCTAGACAAAGTCTCATGACATTCTTGTAAACCCAGTGGGAAGATGAGACTGGAGCTAGGGGAGAGAGACAGCTTGGTATACTTGAAACTAGTTAAATGAGCAAAACTAGAGAGTAGTCACTGGGGGTTGGGTCCAGTTAACTTGGAAGCAGGTCTCCTGTGGAGTGTCCCAAGACTGTGCTTCATCCTGGGCTagtcaacatttttattattcatttggataaaggtGTTAAGCATGTTGAGCAAAGTTGCAGATGATGACATAAAACTGGAATGCATAGCTAACCCTCTTGATGACTAACCTGAATAAAGTTGAATGTTAAAGTCTTTTTCTTGTATCTGATTCTCTAtgaccctgtttggagttttcttggcagagtggtttgccatttccttctccagttcattttacagataaggaaactgaggcaaacagggtaaagtgacttgctcagggtcacacagccagtaagtttctgaggccaaatttggactcaggtcttcttgactccagtctggatgttctatccactgttgcacctagctgcccaggattaAGTGATATCTCAATGATACAGCTGGGTAGGGGTGAAGATAGGGGATGGGCGTGTAGTTTTCTGTCTAGATCGGATGGAATGTGGAGGTTGTGTCCCattgtgttcagttttgggtGCCAGACTTTAaagaggacattgataaacttCCACAGAAGCCATGTGAGGATCAGGTGGAGGAGCTTGGGTGGGtttgtctggagaagagaaggatgggcgtgtgtgtgtgtgtgtgtgtgtgtgtgtgtgtgtgtgtgtgtgtgtttgtgaggggGCAGGTCTGATAGTTTGTCAGGTAATATTTGAAGCATCATTGCGAGGCAGAAGGATTTGCCTTGTCTGGTCTGGCCATGAGGACCAATGAGCAGAAGTTGCAAGGGGCTGAATTTAGCCTTGACCTAAGGAAGAACATGCTCAGAAGGAGGATGTTCACAAGTGACCCATAGCTGTCTCCCCGGCCCCTGCAAGTCTTTAGCCAGAAGCTTGATGACACCTTGTGGAGTATGTGGCCCAGAGCATCCTTGTGCAGGTGGGGTAGGCTGGCCTAGAGgtcactgaggtcccttttgGCTCTGACAGTCTGAGATTCTGTCTGTGAGATCTCCAGCTGGATGAGGACCTCAGAGAGAGGGCCTGTTCTGTCCAAGTTAGCCAGCAGACCAGGAAGAGGCTGCCGGGCAAGGCCAATCTCTGCTGTAAGGGACACAGCATTTCTAGAAAAACATACTGATTTGGTGGACTTTGCACCTACATGTTCTTGTCCTTTGATGGGACAGAGAATAAATAGTCTTTATTCTGTGTCCATTAAGGAAATGAGCCTTCTGcctttagagctgaaaaggacttttGGTTGCTGACCTGAAAGCCTGTTTGCTTGAGCTCGGATTTGAAACTGTGTGTGATCAAGAGGGTGTTTTGTACGGCTGGTCCCGATTGACTGTGTCCCAGGGCATCCAAGAGCATGTTTCTCTCCCCTTTGTTCCTGAAATGCTGCTTAGGAACAACAATGACACATGGCAAATTCAGCAGAACATCAGATAGGAAAGGGCTTCTTTCTCCTAAGCCTAAACAGACTGACTGCCAAGGCCTCAGCGTGGAGCTTCCCAAGATGAGCTCAGTGTCCATGCCAAGCAGCATCTTtgtggagaaggagggagatgtCAGAAATGGTGCCCTGGGGGTGTCTGTGGATGAAAAACTGAAAGATTTTGTGACAAAACCTGGAGCTCCCAGGCTTTCAGAAGCCACAGTccttttctccagtttatttggGACTCggcttatttttatcattttattatttaaaatgttattctagaggcagctagttggcacagtggatagagcatgggtcctagattcaggaggacctgagttcaaatccggcctcagacacttgagacacttactagctgtgtgaccctggacaagtcacttaaccctcattgccccacaaaacaaacaacaacaataacaattgcagttttcattttcactttttctctttggTCTTCCCATTGACTTTGTTGTAGTGATTTTACATATGGTTTTCCTAgttctcctttttttccatttaataagTTTATTTATAAAGACATCTATTATGGTAAATAGCTTGCTTACTCCATTCTTCTGAACTGCTTTTACAGGTGGTTCTTGTTCTTTAAATCTGATTCAGTGTATAAGGAGAAtcttatttcttaaatatctGATGTCTTAATATACAGAAAGGTGCAGCGAATCCAGATGCAAAGTACACAGTTAACATTACCAGCAACCACCATTTGTTTTCTACTGAAAAGGGCAGGTTCTAGAACACTATCATTAAGTCTAAGTTTTAGTTTGGGGTGGGAGAACAAGTCAAGAAAACAGCTCTAG from Dromiciops gliroides isolate mDroGli1 chromosome 6, mDroGli1.pri, whole genome shotgun sequence encodes the following:
- the LOC122731694 gene encoding cytochrome c oxidase subunit 7C, mitochondrial-like: MFGQSLRRFSTSLVCRSHYEEGPGKNLPFSVENKWWLLVMLTVYFASGFAAPFCILRHQIFKK